In one window of Paraflavitalea soli DNA:
- a CDS encoding ABC transporter permease has protein sequence MIKNFFKIAWRGLLRSKGFSAINIAGLVVGMASAILILLWIQNEISYDQFHEKKDRIYEAWNRAEFSGELNCWNTTPKVLARTLERDLPEVEAAVRVDWGSNFLFTVGDKKLTVRGNMVDSNFLQVFTFPLLKGNPALVLKDMHSIVLTETLARKLFGKEEPMGKIIKIDNKENFTVTGILQDMPNNTRFSRAEYLVPWAYKRFLGDDDEYWGNNSTRTYVLLKQNATLASAAPKVKVMKQRYAKDEPKWEMFLYPLSKWRLYSSFTNGKEDGGGRITFVRLFGIVAAFILLIACINFMNLSTARSEKRAKEVGIRKVVGAQKFSLISQFIGESILLAFIAGVFAIIVVQLSLGGFNTLTDKRLYVPYGSPWFWVGGVVFVLFTGLLAGSYPAFFLSSFKPVKVLKGTFKKTQALVAPRKVLVVLQFTFAIILIICTIIVKQQIDYAQNRQTGYDKNNLIYHNFTGDIEKNFELIRQELLSTGTASSVTKTSAPITESWSDGWGQEWEGKDPNDKTDFFRYNADEGLGTTAGLRFVQGRDFDLKKFPTDSLGMIINESALKVMKFKDPIGKIVKDNGKEWHIVGVIKDFILTNPYEPTRPMLIAGGKAWFSTILIKFNANRSTANNLKTAETIFHKYNPEYPFDFKFVDEEFARKFEDEKRTGTLAGLFAGLTIFISCLGLFGLAIYMAESRIKEIGVRKVLGASVTGLATLLLKDFLTLVLISFVLASPVAWWAMRSWLSDYSYRVPIQWWVFALAGLVSVLIALATVSYQAIRAALANPVKSLRTE, from the coding sequence ATGATAAAAAACTTCTTCAAGATCGCCTGGCGCGGCCTGCTGCGCAGCAAAGGATTTTCGGCTATCAATATTGCCGGACTGGTAGTAGGGATGGCCAGCGCCATTCTTATCTTGCTATGGATCCAAAATGAGATCAGCTATGACCAGTTTCATGAAAAGAAGGACCGTATTTATGAAGCCTGGAACCGGGCGGAGTTCAGCGGTGAGCTTAACTGCTGGAATACTACACCCAAAGTACTGGCACGGACGCTGGAAAGGGACCTGCCTGAGGTAGAGGCGGCTGTGCGGGTGGATTGGGGCAGCAACTTTCTTTTTACTGTAGGCGATAAGAAGCTGACGGTAAGGGGGAATATGGTAGATTCCAACTTCCTGCAGGTGTTTACTTTTCCTTTGTTGAAAGGCAACCCGGCGCTTGTATTAAAGGACATGCATTCTATTGTGCTGACGGAGACGCTGGCCCGGAAATTATTTGGCAAGGAAGAGCCCATGGGCAAGATCATCAAGATCGATAATAAAGAAAACTTTACGGTAACGGGCATCCTGCAGGACATGCCCAACAATACGCGGTTTAGCCGGGCTGAATACCTGGTGCCCTGGGCCTATAAACGCTTTTTGGGGGATGATGACGAGTACTGGGGCAATAACAGCACGCGCACTTATGTATTACTCAAACAAAATGCTACGCTGGCTTCTGCTGCTCCTAAGGTAAAAGTGATGAAGCAGCGGTATGCAAAAGATGAGCCCAAGTGGGAAATGTTCCTGTATCCATTGAGCAAATGGAGGCTCTATTCCAGCTTTACAAATGGTAAGGAAGATGGGGGAGGGCGGATCACTTTTGTGCGCCTGTTTGGTATAGTAGCTGCCTTTATTCTGCTGATCGCCTGTATCAACTTTATGAACCTCAGCACGGCCCGCAGTGAAAAACGTGCGAAAGAGGTGGGCATCCGCAAAGTGGTAGGAGCCCAGAAGTTTTCGCTGATCAGTCAGTTCATTGGTGAATCTATATTGCTGGCGTTTATTGCGGGGGTATTTGCAATCATAGTGGTACAGCTCAGTCTGGGTGGATTTAATACACTGACTGATAAACGACTCTATGTGCCTTATGGAAGTCCCTGGTTCTGGGTGGGCGGTGTAGTGTTTGTATTGTTTACGGGCCTGTTGGCAGGCAGCTATCCGGCGTTCTTCCTGTCATCCTTTAAGCCGGTGAAGGTGCTGAAAGGCACTTTCAAGAAAACGCAGGCATTGGTTGCTCCCAGGAAGGTATTGGTGGTATTGCAATTTACCTTTGCTATCATATTGATCATTTGTACGATCATCGTTAAGCAGCAGATCGATTATGCGCAAAACCGGCAAACGGGGTATGATAAAAACAACCTCATTTACCACAATTTCACCGGGGATATTGAGAAGAACTTTGAGCTGATCCGGCAGGAATTATTGTCTACAGGGACGGCTTCTTCGGTTACCAAGACCAGTGCGCCCATTACAGAAAGCTGGAGTGATGGATGGGGCCAGGAGTGGGAGGGGAAAGACCCGAATGATAAGACAGACTTCTTCCGGTACAATGCGGACGAAGGACTGGGTACTACAGCCGGCCTTCGATTTGTACAGGGGCGTGATTTTGACCTGAAGAAATTCCCTACGGACTCGCTGGGTATGATCATCAATGAATCGGCCCTGAAAGTGATGAAATTCAAGGACCCTATTGGTAAAATAGTAAAGGACAATGGTAAGGAGTGGCATATCGTGGGTGTTATTAAGGACTTTATTCTGACCAACCCTTATGAGCCTACGCGGCCCATGCTGATTGCCGGGGGAAAGGCCTGGTTCTCTACGATCCTGATCAAGTTTAACGCCAATAGATCCACTGCCAATAATCTCAAGACGGCAGAGACCATTTTCCATAAATACAATCCGGAGTACCCCTTTGACTTCAAGTTTGTGGATGAAGAGTTTGCCCGGAAGTTTGAAGATGAAAAGCGTACGGGTACGCTGGCTGGTTTATTTGCCGGGCTCACCATTTTCATTTCCTGCCTGGGTTTATTTGGTCTGGCCATTTACATGGCAGAGAGCCGGATCAAGGAGATTGGGGTACGTAAGGTATTGGGAGCCTCTGTTACAGGACTGGCTACCTTGCTGTTGAAGGATTTCCTGACGCTGGTGCTCATTTCCTTCGTGCTGGCTTCGCCGGTGGCCTGGTGGGCTATGCGTAGCTGGCTCAGTGATTATAGTTACCGGGTGCCTATTCAGTGGTGGGTATTTGCCCTGGCGGGTTTGGTGTCGGTGCTGATCGCGCTGGCTACGGTGAGCTACCAGGCTATCCGGGCTGCGCTGGCCAATCCGGTAAAAAGTTTAAGGACAGAGTAA